A portion of the Cryptomeria japonica chromosome 5, Sugi_1.0, whole genome shotgun sequence genome contains these proteins:
- the LOC131066205 gene encoding subtilisin-like protease SBT1.4, protein MASAPRVATFVLVLASIFAISLGTPQGEGARKSYIVHVVKSAKPSHFTSHHKWYASMLRQVSQSVPHATELLYTYDTVLHGFAAMLSSAEAEDMENLEGMKNNKITETNSSTLSIANSSKRWQEKLFLPTTLNGCLAIIPSSGILWNYSTYGEGIIVDVIDTGIWPESKSFSDAGLGPIPARWKGICEVGQKFNSSNCNKEIIGARNYFKGYEKNYNTGIDPVSEYKSPRDSGEHGTHVASIVAGAPVDVSSWFGNVKVRGMAPQARLTIYKACWKDGCTDADITAAIDQAIANGVDIISISISSKDVPFYKSTRAIVVFGAIKNGTLVSASGGNSGPFHLIRVTYCHGLRL, encoded by the exons ATGGCGAGCGCCCCGCGTGTTGCCACTTTCGTACTCGTCTTGGCCTCTATTTTTGCCATTTCATTGGGTACTCCTCAAGGTGAAGGCGCACGAAAGTCATACATTGTTCATGTGGTCAAGTCCGCGAAACCCAGCCATTTTACATCACACCACAAGTGGTATGCTTCCATGCTTCGCCAGGTCTCGCAATCAGTCCCACATGCAACAGAGTTGTTATATACGTATGATACTGTCTTGCATGGCTTTGCTGCGATGCTGAGCAGCGCAGAGGCTGAAGACATGGAGAATCTTGaaggaatgaaaaataataaaataacagaAACAAATAGCTCAAC GCTGAGTATAGCAAATAGCAGTAAACGGTGGCAGGAGAAATTATTCCTTCCAACAACTCTGAACGGGTGCTTAGCTATAATTCCGTCCTCTGGAATCTTGTGGAATTACTCTACTTATGGCGAAGGTATCATCGTGGACGTGATTGACACAGGCATATGGCCTGAAAGCAAAAGCTTCAGTGATGCAGGCCTTGGACCCATTCCCGCTAGGTGGAAAGGCATTTGTGAAGTTGGGCAGAAGTTCAATTCTTCCAACTGCAATAAGGAAATCATTGGTGCTCGAAACTACTTCAAAGGCTACGAAAAGAATTACAATACTGGCATTGATCCAGTCTCGGAATACAAATCTCCTCGAGACAGTGGTGAGCATGGGACACATGTAGCTTCGATTGTTGCGGGAGCTCCGGTGGATGTTTCCAGTTGGTTTGGGAATGTAAAGGTCAGAGGGATGGCCCCTCAAGCCAGGCTTACCATCTACAAAGCCTGCTGGAAAGACGGTTGCACCGACGCGGACATAACTGCTGCGATAGATCAAGCTATTGCTAATGGCGTCGACATCATTTCAATCTCAATCAGTTCAAAAGATGTGCCCTTTTACAAGAGCACAAGAGCCATTGTAGTATTCGGGGCCATAAAAAATGGTACTCTTGTTTCTGCCTCCGGAGGAAACTCAGGACCATTTCATCTAATCCGAGTAACATATTGCCATGGTTTACGACTGTAG